From the genome of Ziziphus jujuba cultivar Dongzao chromosome 4, ASM3175591v1:
AACTCAATTtattaccaaataataataataatgatgatgctGCTGCTAAACATATTAAGTATAACTCAATTtattaccaaataataataatgatgatgatgatgctaaACATATTACCTTTTTTAATATTGCTAGGTAGAAAAGTATGATACATGCTAGAATCCAGACCACTCGAGGAGTCTCAGACAGCAGTTGAAGAGGCTCAGACCACATTCGTACTCTTGATAGCAGCTGAATATTGAAAAGAGTCATCAGCAAAAGTATGAACAGGTCAATTAAGGATTGAATAGGTCTGAAGCCTGACGCAGCAGAAGACAATTTCTTATCAAAATCAGGCAATGTCTCTACTTGATCCACTTTAATAACATTAGGACGGGCTCCAATATCAGAACCAAATTTATGAATACAGTATAAGCCGAAACATGTAGCTGCCGCATCAGTAAAAGTTGCAGCTGTGCTTTGCtgcagaaaaagaaagaaagtgacaCTAACAGCCAAGAAAAATGCTGCAGCTTGCCAACTTCTGCTGAAATTTATGTTATCCATCACTAGCAAGCCCGTTTTGCAATACATTGCAAAGTCTTTACCATTATTTATGAAACGGTAGTAGCTGCTGGAGTCATTGCTATTATTTAGTAGGAAACTAGATGCACGGTTCTGCACAACTTCAGGTGGATCAGCAAGCGCAAGAGTTGTACCTCCTCCGAATTTGGCTAGGATGAGAGCTGGATTAACACCATATTCAAAGAGATAGAGATGATCTCCACCAGAACGGAAACAATCTATGCAGGAACAGACCACACCATGAAAATTTGATTGATCACGGTCTCTGCATTTTGGACATGTACTATGATGATCGTCTGACCTTGCTCCTCGTCGACCTTGAGAGAAGTGGATCACGTTTTCATCATCCAAATATATTCCTGAAGTCATATATATCAGGAAAATTATTAAGTAAATTTCATGGTGGCGAAGAACTCAGATTCTAATTcataagaaagaaaggaaaaaaaaaataaaaaaatctgtgAAGCCCAAAAGTACTGTCAGGCATGAATTCAAAAGAAATGGAGAAAAAGAGGAAGGTTACCATGTTCTTTTGTATTGGCTCGTGTCCATGTGTAGATGTGATCTCCAGGCTGCAGGTTTTCCTTCCTGATTTCCTTGAGAAGCACCTTACAGATCTTGTTCCGCAGTTCACTCA
Proteins encoded in this window:
- the LOC107415719 gene encoding uncharacterized protein LOC107415719 isoform X1, producing MMSELRNKICKVLLKEIRKENLQPGDHIYTWTRANTKEHGIYLDDENVIHFSQGRRGARSDDHHSTCPKCRDRDQSNFHGVVCSCIDCFRSGGDHLYLFEYGVNPALILAKFGGGTTLALADPPEVVQNRASSFLLNNSNDSSSYYRFINNGKDFAMYCKTGLLVMDNINFSRSWQAAAFFLAVSVTFFLFLQQSTAATFTDAAATCFGLYCIHKFGSDIGARPNVIKVDQVETLPDFDKKLSSAASGFRPIQSLIDLFILLLMTLFNIQLLSRVRMWSEPLQLLSETPRVVWILACIILFYLAILKKMFKIQRLISNRIHQKQLKPGDHIYTWRCNSYSTYAYHGIYVGDSDGEVISLIRGVDPILPSSASSHSSYIPISTSSTASNQAKKSHVEYCSLDSFLNGDELYLCKYGVSLAFFVAKILGGTCTLCSTDRPETVVYRSRRELNKGFGTGAYNLFNNSCEDFAIYCKTGLCSRNIIINLGRQIASYLGMLCAIAIFKFTFRPSNPIGVAATVYFIYSMFRFVADATHCRKAYEVRLKILPSWMHNCHFSIVPQLMHHEGENLLL
- the LOC107415719 gene encoding uncharacterized protein LOC107415719 isoform X3 is translated as MMSELRNKICKVLLKEIRKENLQPGDHIYTWTRANTKEHGIYLDDENVIHFSQGRRGARSDDHHSTCPKCRDRDQSNFHGVVCSCIDCFRSGGDHLYLFEYGVNPALILAKFGGGTTLALADPPEVVQNRASSFLLNNSNDSSSYYRFINNGKDFAMYCKTGLLVMDNINFSRSWQAAAFFLAVSVTFFLFLQQSTAATFTDAAATCFGLYCIHKFGSDIGARPNVIKVDQVETLPDFDKKLSSAASGFRPIQSLIDLFILLLMTLFNIQLLSRVRMWSEPLQLLSETPRVVWILACIILFYLAILKKRLISNRIHQKQLKPGDHIYTWRCNSYSTYAYHGIYVGDSDGEVISLIRGVDPILPSSASSHSSYIPISTSSTASNQAKKSHVEYCSLDSFLNGDELYLCKYGVSLAFFVAKILGGTCTLCSTDRPETVVYRSRRELNKGFGTGAYNLFNNSCEDFAIYCKTGLCSRNIIINLGRQIASYLGMLCAIAIFKFTFRPSNPIGVAATVYFIYSMFRFVADATHCRKAYEVRLKILPSWMHNCHFSIVPQLMHHEGENLLL
- the LOC107415719 gene encoding protein LEAD-SENSITIVE 1-like isoform X4, with the translated sequence MMSELRNKICKVLLKEIRKENLQPGDHIYTWTRANTKEHGIYLDDENVIHFSQGRRGARSDDHHSTCPKCRDRDQSNFHGVVCSCIDCFRSGGDHLYLFEYGVNPALILAKFGGGTTLALADPPEVVQNRASSFLLNNSNDSSSYYRFINNGKDFAMYCKTGLLVMDNINFSRSWQAAAFFLAVSVTFFLFLQQSTAATFTDAAATCFGLYCIHKFGSDIGARPNVIKVDQVETLPDFDKKLSSAASGFRPIQSLIDLFILLLMTLFNIQLLSRVRMWSEPLQLLSETPRVVWILACIILFYLAILKKVVLVLDQDQNHGH